The window tgtttcaggctctatACATCTCCATGGGGCATTCCTCTTCACAGGAATACATCACAGTGAGCTCAACTGGCCTCTCCATACACCTCTCTGAACCTCCTATGCTGAAGATGGATATGTAGAACCCcttccaagggcttgtctacaccacgcagcttttagcaacaaggctgtgtttgtcgctaaaagtcagtgtGTGTAAATGCTGTTTTTTGGTactttgtcggcacttttgctgacaaaatacttccagccccgcaaGCGGCATTAGCTTTGTCAACAAAGCCACGctcacactgccacttgcatcgacaaaacttttgtctttcgggggggtgggggggaagctttTTTAAGTACTTGTGAAAGACAGaagttttgtcgacaacttcacggtgtagacaagccccaagtcacTACAACTCTTTATCcttccgtttccccatctgtacaatgaggataaagtgttttgagatctactgatgaaaagcattacAAAATATCTAGGTATTATCATCGTTACCTAGCCACAGTAGTGTCCCAACTACCAACCTAAATAACTACTACTTCCAAAATGAtcactaaggctgtgtctacactgccactttcagtgctaaaacttctgtcgttcatttttttttgttgtgaaaaaaacaacacccctctgagtgacaaaagttttagtgctgaaaagcaccagtatagacagtgctttaTCGCTGGGAGCATAAAGCGACCACtgcttgtttggggtttttttttttttaaatcactggaaGAGTTCTCCCCTGGCAATAAAGCATGACTACACTGCGCATGTCACAGTTCTGCCGCAGTCACGCTGTaatgtgggcagtgtagacatacccttactcgaACACCAACATTTCTCTTTATGTTCAAAAAAGTTAGcgttaccatatgtccgggtttccccggacatgtccggcttttgggtctttaaatagcatccagggggaatttgtaaaaagctaaaaatgtctgggatttccccccggacggctatttaaagacccaaaagcggcTGACGGGGCAGCCGCGCCAGATTGAGCCGCTCACTTGGGGCCTCTCCAGCAGCAaaagctcctcccccacttccccccctccctgcagcttcaGCACGCCAGCAGCGCTGCGTGGGGAATAGGCACCGACTTTAGccagcgccggtgggtgctcgggcccccccctcccgctccgccccttccccgcccccattccaaccccttccccaaatcccaggccctgcctcctcccccaggtgcgtcgcttttcccctccacccccctccctcccacccagacTTTTGCGcggaaagcctgggagggagggaggaagaagtggaggtgagctgggcagggaggtgcggggagggctGCCCGCAGCAGGTAACGGGGGGCGCAagggaactgctccccgccccagctcattTCCGTTTCGCCTCTGCCTGCTGCCTTGAGCGCACAGCCACGCTGCTCCGCttctcgccccctccctcccaggcttgccgcgcagACAGCTGATTCGAGGcaagtctgggggggggaggggggctgagaagCGGAGCGgctgcgcgctcaggggagcaggcacagccagaacaggggggttggatggggcagggattctgggggggcctgtcagggggcaggggtgtggagagggatcagggcagtcaggggacagcgAGAGGGTTGGATAGGtcagggggttctggggggggtgctggcaggggtgtggagatccctctccacacccccgccccctgacaggcccccccagaactcctgccccatccaacccccctgctccctgtcccctgactgccccaatccctctccacacccctgccccctgacaggcccccccagaatccctgccccatccaacccccctgttctgggggcaggagttctgggggggcctgtcagggggcgggggtgtggagagggattggagcagtcaggggacagggagagggttGGATAGGtcagggggttctggggggggggctggcaggggacagggagggttagatgggttgggggggcactcaggggatAGGCAGCGGTTACATAGGCACGGGAGTCCCAGGGATCTGGcgagggcgggggtgtggataggagtcagaacagtcaggggacaggtagggagtgaggtcctaggggggcagttagggtggagggtctcaggagggggcagtcgggaaCAAAgataagggaggcttagatagggggtggggtcccagggggtggttaggggcaggggtcccaggagggggcaatcaggggacaaggagcaggggggggggttggaggttctgggggggcagtcagggggcaggaggtgggagggagtggctaggcgGCGGGGCTACCCCCCCCTTGAGCATCCTCTTTTTTGAcacttcaaatatggtaaccctaaaaaaaGTAATACATTCACTGCCAAAGAACTTCGTTCACACAGAGTTACGGTTGCCCAGTTCAATCTGCTTTCCTACCAAACATGAGATTCATCAAAACTCAGACTTTTGAAAACCAGGAAAAGCAGTTAATTACCTTAACTTTGCCCCAACGCGCCCAGCACAcacccctgctctctgccttggcCCTGTGGTGCACCGGAGCTCCCTGCTCCTGCCTAGCCCAGACACCCTCTCAGCCTCCCCGCCAAAAGCTACATTATAGCCCCTTCCCCGGCATCAGACGCGCCCATCCCCCCCACGTTATGGGCGGCCCCTGCGGCTCTCCCAGAGCCTGGCCTCCGACCACACGTAAGGCTCGGGAGGGGCTTCTCCCCACAACACCGCACACCAGGCACTGCCCAGCCGCCGCCCCGTGCTCGGGGGGCGGGCACCTCAGCGCTGCGGCCTCCGGAGCGACACAGGCGGGAAGGTGCGCAACGGCCCCCCGACGCCCTCGGAGCGCCCCGAGCAAGACCCTACCCGCGGGGATGGAGCCGGGCCCGGCTGAGGAAGCGGTGCCCGCCCCGGGGCGACACGCATCGCGGAGGCCCGCGAGGAAGCCATGCTGCTCAAGAAAGGAGGAAGACctgtgcgccgggccgggccgcgccGGGCCTCACATCCACTTCCGGGTCACAGGGTGGAGGGGAGTGTGCGTGTGCTTCCGGGTTACAtgggcatggagggaggggctggcCGGCCCGGAAAGTGGCGCGGGGCATGCCGGGAGGTGTGGTCCCACGGGGCGGCAGGGCCGGTCGGATTAGGGGCCCGTTTGCTTTtggcggggccgggccagggcggGTGCGGCCggcggtgagtgctgggggccgGGGCGTTTGGGGTGGCAGGGGTCTGTGGGTCTCCTGGGGCCGGGGAGGAGTGAGAGAGTGTAGGAGCCCATTGGGGTCCTCTGTAGACCAAGGGCTGGGGATCCCTATGCCCAGGGCTGCAACGCCCTCCCCGCCCTCACccactggtgccattgtaaactGTCCGGGCAGGGGCCATTCTGTGCGCAATACCCAGCACATGGGCCTGGCCTGAGTGCAACGTCTAGTTACTAGGGGATTGCAAATGATAACTGGTCAATTGCAGCAGGAGGTAGTTAATCTACTTGCCCAATCCACACCCCATTCCATCAGAGGCGGCCAGGCCCTGTTCTGAGACCTCCCCTTACTTGCAGCAATAGCCAGCAGGCCCTTGTTGTCACGCTGTGGAGCATTCTAGCTAATTAAAACTAAACTGCAGTTTTCAGAGTAACAAGCCAAGTAGTCTGTGCTACAGTATACTTAGTCACTGGCTAATTTACAACGTTCAGACATTTGTCTGGTTCTCCCTTGTACTAGTGCAGggttgggcaaactacggcccgtgagCCGCATCTGGTCCGCCAGtccttttaatccagcccttgagctcccactgtGGAAcgaggtctggggcttgccccactccagctggggcacagggtcaggagctgctctgcatggctcccaaaagcagcggcatgttccccctctggcTTCTACGCGTAGGGGCAGCTAGGAggctctgctctgcatgctgcccccagccCAAATGCTGCCCCTGTAGCTCATATTGGCTATGAAccatagccaatgggagttgcaggggcagcacctgtggacaAGGCAGCACacagcagagccacctggccacgcttctgtgtaggagctggaggggggacatgccgctgcttccgggagccacttaaggtaagtgctgccccaagcCTGCTTGCCAGAgccaccctctcctgccccagccctgatccccctcctgctctccaaaccccttggtcccaccccagagtacCTATCTACACCCAAAGCCCTCATccacagtcccaccccagagccctcacccccagctagagccctcacccccttgtacaccccaaccccaattttgtgagcattcatggcctgccatacaatttctatacccagattagggtgaccagataccaagtgtgaaaaatcgggacggggtggggagtaataggagcctatataagaaaaagatccacaaatcgggactgtccctataaaatcggaacatctggtcaccctaacccagatgtggtcctcgggtcaaaaagtttgcccaccattGTACTAGTGCAAGATAGCCAGGTTCTGCTGACCCTCTATTAAAAATTCAAACAGGAACCAGTTTGTCTGAGAAGCATTCGAAATGCTGCGTCGGAAACCAACCCGCCTGGAGCTGAAACTAGATGATATAGAAGAGTTTGAGAGCATTAGAAAGGATCTTGAGGTGAGAGTAAACCTTCTGGAGACACTCCTGTATGGAAACCAGGTGATTGAACCCTGGTAATTCGGATTTGTGCATAACGGGGCTTGTCTGAGAATAGAACCTCACTCTGCAGCAGTGTACGAGCATGTACAAAAACCAATAGAAAATTTCAGCTAGTGCAGAGCAGCAGCCTTTTCATTTAGTGATGGTTCATGTACCGAGCATCTTACTTCTCTGCTCTACAGTCTCTGCAGCCTCCAGCTAACGTCTGGGTGCAGTTCAAGTTGGCTGTTGTGTATCTTAGACATCTGCTTCTCTCCTCTTCTCAGTAGTCAAGTGAAGCTGGGAGTCTTGATTTGACAGTCCCTAAATTAGTACCTCTGGGGCCTGTCATTCTCAATGGAGAACTCTGATGTTGGAACTTGCTTTCTTGGGACCCTAATTGTGGGACCTCCATTCACTTTATCTCTAAACGCATCCTGAGCAAGACTTGGCTTCCCTTAacttgcaggtttcagagtggtcgccgtgttagtctggatccgcaaaaagaacgaggagtacttcaCAACTACCactttgaaacctgtcaccatgcaaggcactgaatttagccATATGAAGTGGAAATCTTTAACTTGCAGTGCACTGCCATGCACCTGTGTGACTGTAGCATCACCCCTATTAATTGATAGCCATTTGTATACATGCGGGGTGTGAGATGTCTTAATTCTGTGACTCGTGTATTAACACTTATGGGACAACATATtttcattagggctgtcaatcacagttaactcacgcgattaactcaaattaattgcgattaaaaattaatcagttttaattgcactgttaaacgatagaataccaatttaaatatattcaatatttttgattttctacattttcatatatattgtgttgtaattgaaatcaaagtgtatatttttattacaaatatttgcactgtaaaaatcataaatagtatttttcaattcacctcatacaaatactgtagtgcaatctctttgttttgaaagtgcaacttacaaatgtacatatttttttgttacataactgcactcaaaaacaaaactgtaaaacttcagagcctacaggtcctacttcttgttcagccaatcactaagacaaacaagtgtgtttacatctacaggagataatgctgccctcttcttatttacaatgttactagaaagtgagaacaggcatttgcattgcacttttgtagctggcattgcaagatatttgcgtaccagatatgctaaacatccgtaggtcccttcatgcttcggccaccactccagaggacatgcttccatgctgatgacgcttgttaaaaaaaatgtgttaattaaatttgtgactgaactccttgggggagaattacaATTGTCGTCTGCTCTGTTTtatccgcattctgccatatatttcatgttataggagtcttggatgatgatccagcacatgttcattttaagaacactttcacagcagatttgacaaaaagcaaagaaggtaccaatgtgagatttctaaagatagctacagcactcgacccaaagtttaagaatctgaagtgccttccaaaatctgagagggacgaggtgtggcacttgttttcagaagtcttaaaagagcaactctccGATGTGGCGCCTACAGAACCCGaataaccaaaaaagaaaatcaactttctgctggtggcatctttctcagattatgaaaatgaacaagtgtcggtccacactgctttggattgttatcaagcagaacccattatcagcatggacgcatgtccccttgAATGGTAGTTAAAGCATGAAGAGacctatgaatctttagcgcatctggcacataaatatcttgtgatatcggctacaacagtgtcatgagaacgcttgttctcactttcagataacattgtaaacaagaagcgggcagcgttatttcctgcaaatgtaaaaaaacttgtttgagcaattagctgaacaaaaaggactgagtggactggcAGGCTCCAAAATTTTACATAGTTTTActtttgaatgcagattttttttgtacataattgtaCATTTTCAACtttgataaagagattgcactacaatacttgtattaggtgaattgaaaaatactatttctcttacagtgcaaatacttgtaatcaaaaataaatataaagtgagcactatactttgtattctgtgttgtaattgaaatcaatatatgaaaatgtagaaaacatccaaaaatatttaaataaatgctattctattattaacaCATAATATATGTGTTAAtataattaatcacaattaatttttttaattgcttgacagccctaattttcaTCATTACGGCTATCCAAAAACATCCAATGAACTTGTTCAGTCTGTAAGCAGTTTCTCTGTAATGAAATCAGCTTACCTAACATTTTTCATACCTTCACAGTTTGAAGGCTCTCCCTGTGGTCAGTTGTCAGAGCTGAAATGGACATCTCCTTGACAGTGCTAACATTCCATCCATTGAAGAGTTTCTCTAGTTTTCCATTGTCCTTATTTTTAGTTGATcacttttcccccccaccccccagagttGTAAGAAGCAGCGTGAAGATGTGGATGAAGTGGGAGCCGGTGATGGAGAAGGAGCTATTGGTCTGAGCAATGACCACAAGAGTCGAGAACAAATGATAAATGACCGAATTGGTTACAAACCTCAGCCCAAACCCAACAACCGTTCCTCCCAGTTTGGAAGTTTTGAATTCTAGAGATTTGATGGCCTGCCACCTTCCACGGGCAATTGAGTATTGGACCATGATGGGGTGTTCATCCCAGACAGTGCTGGCAGAGATGTTCAAAGGCCGTTTGGGTAGTTCTAGAGTTGGCTGGGACTGGCCTGTGTCTGCCAATGAGTCTTGGGCTTCAATAGGAGAAAGTGTTTGCCTTTTCCCAAGGCTGGTGGGATGTGTTTTTAACTTGACTTGTTACTGTACCTCCAGAAACCCCTCTGCCCAGCCaccttgttttaaataaatatttttttttaaatgagaggcTCTTAACGTATCAGAAAACACACAGGGGCAGGTAAAGATTAATGGAAAATGTTAACAGCAGAGTTGGCCTCCTGTGGGGTAGAAAAACAGGAATCAACCGAGGCCACTGCCCCCATAGGGGTTTGCACAGAGGCAAAGCTCTGCCTCCCTGGAGCAATCTTTTTGATGTTCTTAAAAACCCAGCTCCAAGTGGTGCAGGTGTTTGAGCCCAGGGGAGTAATTCAGAGGTGTCACTCACATTTTTATGGATTGGGTAGCTGAGTGAAAGCCTCAGTTTCTCTGCACACCAGGGGGAGGCAGGGCAAACTTCCCTAGATACTGCGCTCGCACAACTGCCTTCCTGTTTACTCCCAAGTTGTCAAATCCTTGGCCTCTCCTGAGCGTGCCACGAAGGAAGCCAAGTACGATGGCTGCTATGTGGATTGCTGGTTTACCAGGAAATGGACCAGGCTtcaactcatttcacagaagTCATTTCATAGCTGCATTCGGACAGCTACTGCCAAGCTAGGGGGATTTGAGCTGGTGCCTCACAGATGAAAGGCTCAAATCCTTTTCACAATCCAATCTCCCTCTCTAAATACATCCAAGAGTGCAAGCGTATAAATGGGAGGCGACTCACTTTGTGGGCTTTCTGATAAATAAGTTTGACTTGGACAATGGAAGTAGTAAATAATTAAAAGCCGGTCCGTGTGACTAGGCTGTAGCTATTTGGAGAGGATTTTTAGAGTGCTGAGGGGCATTGGCTGTAAAGAGCAAAGGCCACTAATCATAGCTGTATAGCTTAATGTCACAGACAAAAAATATGCCTAAATAGATTGTTTTCTGGCAGAGGCTGATCAGCAAAATACACAGATCTGAGATGAAAGTTAGCAGTGCTAGGGTTAACTGGCTGCATGGCCAGCACCTGTACCTGAGTGAGGTCATGGTCAGCTAAAGGGATGGAGTTCAGGCCACACAAGTAAATGACTGAGAGAAAGCTAGGTTACAAAAACTGAGGGAACTGAGTCTTGGTGTACAAGACTGACACTCCACTCCCTACTGGCTGAGCCTGGGGACAGAAGGCAGGACATGGACCCTCAGAGTGGATGACTAAGTTAACATCTCTTTATCACCTTCTGTCCAAGGTTGTTTCCCACCAGTTTTTGACGCATTGGCCATTCTTGTTCCAAGTAGCCCAAGTGATGGAGTAACCACCATTTTTTGAGGGAGACCAGTACTACACAGGGGCAGATTTTCCTTGTCTTAGTTTTGTCCTGCTACTCCTAGTTATAAACTCATCTATCATACTAAATTCCTCTCCAGCATTGCTATTCACCCACTTGAAACAACTGTAGGTTTATGGCCCCTCCAAAATCTGCTCACTACTGTTCCTCTCCTTGACTTTTCCTATCCCTTGTAAGCTTACATGAGCAGAAAAGTTACCCTTGCTGGTCATGCATCAGTGAGCTCCAGCACTACTATCCCAAGAGCTTTGAAGGCTGTTTTTCATGGGCTGGTATTGGTACTCAAGTGCCCCAGCAGATGCTGTTTCTTTTCTCCATTCTTAAACACAGCAAGCCTGGTACTCAAAGCCTCTGCAGTGTACTTGTCCTGTGAAGGTGGGTCGGCTGGAAAGGAACTCGGGATAAGGCCATGTTGAGCAGTCTAGGTGCTGACTGCATCAGCCACTTACAGCTGGGTAGTTACTCTTCGTGGAGACTGGTGGTGTCTGCTCTGGCTCAGTGCCCAGCTTTACCTTTTCCATGTTGGAGGTAGCTTCCAAGACACTTCCACCCCAATAAAATGCAGTCTACTTTATTAACTAATTATATACAGGAAGAGCtctattttcatttcaaacaagTTGTTTCCAGAAcagtggatttaaaaacaaagtcaTGGTCCCCTGTAACCAACCCTGTGATACAGCTGGAACCAGCTATAGCTCAACTAAAAGGCACTACCCCCAATTGTTTCCTAAAGGCActtagataaaaaaaaaaagcaacaaaagacAGTTTATTTGCAACAGAATTCAGAGCCTAGGAGTTGAGTGAACACTAATTCATCCAAGGTCACAATCAGGAGGCACAGTCTGAAAACAACATACTTGCATACAGCTCATCATACATTATCTTTAAGCttgttaaataaatgtattgtttAAGAACAATTATTAGTCATTGGAGGGAGGCTTTCCTCCAATAGAAGTCTAGTGTCAGCATCAGGTCTGCCTCAAACACTCCTGCAAAAGATTCCAGGCAGGAAAAGGGGTGTTACTAGAAGGTGCTCTAGAGAGGTTGGCAAATCAACCAGCCTGGGCCAGGAACACGGGGATGTTAGGACTGATGTACCATGTGGAGACTGTAACCCAGTGAGGGATGTGGCTCTGTCAGTTTATTTTATAAACGCATCACTAGATTGTCAATTTACATTTAACCACAAAGGGTAAAACCTGGCCATAGACTGAAGGCTCATGAGAAGCCCACAGAGATAATAGGGGCACACTCATTAAGTGAGCCTCAAGGCTAAGACATGGCCCTGGCCACTCTTAGCAAACTTATGAAATACAATGATTCAGGCTAGTAAAGTCTGTGGACATTGTGAGACAGCAGGGTCTCATCAAGCAGAGAAAGCATGCTGCAACCAGGCTCGAGTAGAGAGGCACAATTCATGtatgggggatggggaagagtaGTTTTGAATTGTACTTGTTACCGATGTgcccctctcttcctctcccagccttggCCTGACTAGCATCAGAATATACTTCATGCACTTGAACCAGTGCCAACCCCTCTAGTGAAGTTACTTAAACTTCAGGGCATGGAGCCATTAACAGCTAGGAGGCAGAAAGGAGGGAGTTGAGGGGGGGGGGCGCTAAGTGCTATGACAGGAGAGAATTGTTTGAAGTACATTAGGAGGCTTTTTCCTTCCATGATGCAGCTGGTACAGGCCACTGCTGGAGAGAGGACATCAGTCTGGCTGGAACTTTGCTGCACTATTGTACCCTACCTAGTTTTCACTGTACATTAGTTACTCCTCAGGAAGCCACTCCTTCCACATCACCTTGGATATTTATTTGGGTCTGGAAAACACCAGGATTGTAAAGGGAAGAACCTGCACTGCCAGGCATGGAAGAATGGAGCCAGGAGTCTTCCTTATCCCCTGTCAAAATCCCAGAAGGGGTAGTCACATCTGATCCCCTTGATTTTCATTCACATGCTGATCAGCTACATGAAACGGCAAAAGCTGAAAGTGCGAGTGTGTTCATGTgtgagcgctgggagagagctctcccaccactcctggtaaaccacctccatgaggtgTTTAGCTCTGAGCGCTGGgagcctgtccacactagcgctttaaagtgctcagacttgctgtgctcagggggggtgatttttcacaacAGAGCCAGCAAGTTCGAGCGCTATAAAatataagtgtagacaagccctcagagactCTACAATGAGTACACGGTGACAAAGAAAACACTACTGCCAGTTCATCACAGCTGAGCCCATAGCTTTCTGGGACATTAACAGCTGGCAGCAGTTGCTTAAAGTAGCAGCAAGCCACAATGTGCTGAGAGGTCAGTGGCTATTTGGACACGACCAGAACATGAACTGAAGTTCATGTTGGGACTGATTCTAAGGCCGCACTGACCATGCATCCCCTGGGCCAATCTAGCTTTTTCTTCCTTGCCTCTGCCATGTCTCACCCTCTGGTGATTTTACTTAATTTCAGAACATCTGGGGATAGTAGAGTTTGTGTAAGAGGCTGCTTGAGACcatgcagccctgcccctcatCACATTCAGGGGCTGTAAAACAGATATTTTtgtagcatctttcatcccaAAGTACCTTACAAATGAGCTAATCAACTCTGAATAGTAGCAGTTCTCCAGCTTTCCCATTCCATGACACTTTGGGGGAGACCCAGGTCCACCTTTCCCACAGATCAAGAAGGGCTCCAAGGGCCCAAGATTGACCTTAGGCCAAAGTATCAGAACCAACAATATACAGAGATCACATCAAGAACCCGAGCAGTCATTTCACACCACACAGCTGCTTAGGACAGGAGATGTGGTGTAAAATAACCAGTTAAGCTGCAAGGGGATTTAAGGAGGCAGAACAGCATTTCTCCCATCAGAATCAGGCCAGCACACTCAGCTAACAGCCCACCTCCTACCCAGAAAACCAAGAAATCTTTAAAAAAGCGGTCAGGAACTCAGCTTTACATCTCATCTCTAGCACCTTAGCAACACAGAATTCCCTAGTTCCACAGT is drawn from Chrysemys picta bellii isolate R12L10 chromosome 18, ASM1138683v2, whole genome shotgun sequence and contains these coding sequences:
- the CDC26 gene encoding anaphase-promoting complex subunit CDC26, whose translation is MLRRKPTRLELKLDDIEEFESIRKDLESCKKQREDVDEVGAGDGEGAIGLSNDHKSREQMINDRIGYKPQPKPNNRSSQFGSFEF